A single genomic interval of Streptomyces sp. 1222.5 harbors:
- the coaBC gene encoding bifunctional phosphopantothenoylcysteine decarboxylase/phosphopantothenate--cysteine ligase CoaBC: protein MDKPRVVLGVSGGIAAYKACELLRRFTESGHDVRVVPTAAALHFVGAATWSALSGNPVSTEVWDDVHEVPHVRIGQHADLVVVAPATTDILAKAAHGLADDLLTNTLLTARCPVVFAPAMHTEMWEHPATQENVATLRRRGAVVIEPAVGRLTGVDTGKGRLPDPGEIFEVCRRVLGRGAAEPDLRGRHVVVSAGGTREPLDPVRFLGNRSSGKQGYALARTAAARGARVTLIAANTGLPDPAGVDVVQVGTAVQLREAVLKAAADADAVVMAAAVADFRPSAYATGKIKKKDGQEPAPIVLVRNPDILAEISAERARPGQVIVGFAAETDDVLANGRAKLARKGCDLLVVNEVGERKTFGAEENEAVVLGADGSETHVPHGPKEALADTVWDLVAPRLA, encoded by the coding sequence GTGGACAAGCCGAGGGTCGTTCTGGGGGTCAGCGGTGGCATCGCCGCGTACAAGGCCTGTGAGCTGCTGAGAAGGTTCACGGAGTCGGGCCACGACGTCCGCGTGGTGCCGACCGCCGCAGCCCTGCACTTCGTCGGTGCGGCCACCTGGTCCGCCCTGTCCGGCAACCCGGTCTCCACCGAGGTCTGGGACGACGTCCACGAGGTCCCGCACGTCCGGATCGGCCAGCACGCCGACCTGGTCGTGGTGGCCCCGGCGACGACCGACATACTCGCCAAGGCCGCCCACGGCCTCGCCGACGACCTGCTGACCAACACGCTGCTCACGGCCCGCTGCCCGGTGGTCTTCGCCCCGGCGATGCACACGGAGATGTGGGAGCACCCCGCCACCCAGGAGAACGTGGCCACGCTCCGCCGCCGCGGCGCCGTCGTGATCGAGCCCGCCGTCGGCCGCCTCACCGGCGTGGACACCGGCAAGGGCCGGCTGCCCGACCCCGGGGAGATCTTCGAGGTCTGCCGCCGGGTGCTGGGCCGCGGCGCCGCCGAGCCCGACCTGCGGGGCAGGCACGTCGTCGTCTCGGCCGGCGGCACCCGCGAGCCCCTCGATCCGGTCCGCTTCCTCGGCAACCGCTCCTCCGGAAAGCAGGGCTACGCCCTCGCCCGTACGGCCGCTGCGCGCGGCGCCCGCGTGACGCTGATCGCGGCCAACACCGGCCTGCCCGACCCGGCCGGCGTGGACGTCGTCCAGGTCGGCACGGCGGTCCAGCTGCGCGAGGCCGTCCTGAAGGCGGCGGCGGACGCCGACGCGGTGGTCATGGCCGCCGCCGTCGCGGACTTCCGGCCCTCGGCCTACGCCACCGGAAAGATCAAGAAGAAGGACGGGCAGGAGCCCGCCCCGATCGTCCTGGTGCGCAATCCGGACATCCTCGCGGAGATCTCCGCGGAGCGCGCCCGCCCCGGCCAGGTGATCGTCGGCTTCGCCGCCGAGACCGACGACGTCCTCGCCAACGGCCGCGCCAAGCTCGCCCGCAAGGGCTGCGACCTGCTCGTCGTCAACGAGGTCGGGGAGCGCAAGACGTTTGGTGCGGAGGAGAACGAGGCGGTCGTGCTCGGCGCCGACGGCAGCGAGACCCACGTTCCGCACGGGCCGAAGGAAGCCCTCGCGGACACCGTCTGGGACCTCGTCGCCCCCCGTCTGGCGTGA
- the carA gene encoding glutamine-hydrolyzing carbamoyl-phosphate synthase small subunit — protein MTTSTRGAAKTPAVLVLEDGRTFRGRAYGAVGETFGEAVFSTGMTGYQETLTDPSYDRQIVVATAPQIGNTGWNDEDDESARIWVSGYVVRDPARVPSNWRSKRSLDDELVAQGVVGISGIDTRALTRHLRERGSMRAGIFSGEAIAPESELLARVQSQPHMKGASLYEEVATKEAYVVPAVGEKRFTVAAIDLGIKGMTPHRMAERGIEVHVLPATASAEDVYAVGPDGVFFSNGPGDPATADGPVALMSAVLERKTPLFGICFGNQILGRALGFGTYKLKYGHRGINQPVQDRTTGKVEVTAHNHGFAVDAPLDKVSDTDFGRAEVSHVCLNDNVVEGLQLLDQPAFSVQYHPEAAAGPHDAAYLFDRFVSLMEGQRA, from the coding sequence ATGACGACCTCCACCAGGGGAGCCGCGAAGACTCCCGCCGTACTCGTCCTGGAGGACGGCCGCACCTTCCGCGGCCGTGCCTACGGGGCCGTGGGGGAGACCTTCGGCGAGGCCGTGTTCTCCACCGGCATGACCGGCTACCAGGAGACCCTCACCGACCCGTCGTACGACCGGCAGATCGTCGTCGCGACCGCCCCCCAGATCGGCAACACCGGCTGGAACGACGAGGACGACGAGTCCGCGCGCATCTGGGTCTCCGGCTACGTCGTGCGCGACCCCGCGCGCGTGCCGTCCAACTGGCGCTCGAAGCGCTCCCTGGACGACGAGCTGGTCGCCCAGGGCGTCGTCGGCATCAGCGGGATCGACACCCGCGCCCTCACCCGCCACCTGCGCGAGCGCGGCTCCATGCGCGCCGGCATCTTCTCCGGCGAGGCGATCGCCCCCGAGTCCGAGCTCCTCGCGCGCGTGCAGTCCCAGCCGCACATGAAGGGCGCGAGCCTCTACGAGGAGGTCGCGACGAAGGAGGCGTACGTCGTCCCCGCGGTCGGCGAGAAGCGCTTCACCGTCGCCGCCATCGACCTCGGCATCAAGGGCATGACCCCGCACCGCATGGCCGAGCGCGGCATCGAGGTGCACGTGCTCCCGGCCACGGCCTCGGCCGAGGACGTCTACGCCGTCGGCCCGGACGGTGTGTTCTTCTCCAACGGACCCGGCGACCCGGCGACCGCCGACGGCCCGGTCGCGCTGATGAGCGCCGTCCTGGAGCGGAAGACGCCGCTGTTCGGCATCTGCTTCGGCAACCAGATCCTCGGCCGCGCCCTCGGCTTCGGCACCTACAAGCTGAAGTACGGCCACCGGGGCATCAACCAGCCGGTCCAGGACCGGACGACCGGCAAGGTCGAGGTCACCGCGCACAACCACGGCTTCGCCGTCGACGCGCCGCTCGACAAGGTCAGCGACACCGACTTCGGCCGCGCCGAGGTCTCGCACGTCTGCCTGAACGACAACGTCGTGGAGGGGCTCCAGCTGCTCGACCAGCCGGCCTTCTCCGTCCAGTACCACCCCGAAGCGGCAGCCGGTCCGCACGACGCCGCCTACCTGTTCGACCGCTTCGTATCCCTGATGGAGGGCCAGCGTGCCTAA
- a CDS encoding quinone-dependent dihydroorotate dehydrogenase, which produces MYKIFFNLVFKRMDPEKAHYLAFRWIRLAVRVPVLRTFVAAALAPRHKELRTEALGLRMHGPFGLAAGFDKNAVAIDGMSMLGFDHVEIGTVTGEPQPGNPKKRLFRLVADRALINRMGFNNDGSLAVAARLATRTPVFRTVVGVNIGKTKVVPEAEAVGDYVKSAERLAPYADYLVVNVSSPNTPGLRNLQATEALRPLLTAVREAADRTVANRRVPLLVKIAPDLADEDVDAVADLAVELGLDGIIATNTTIAREGLGLKSAASLVKEAGGLSGAPLKERSLEVLRRLYARVGDRITLVGVGGVETAEDAWQRILAGATLVQGYSAFVYEGPFWCRAVHKGLAARLRTSPYATLADAVGADVRKSA; this is translated from the coding sequence ATGTACAAGATCTTCTTCAATCTCGTCTTCAAGCGCATGGATCCCGAGAAGGCCCACTACCTGGCCTTCCGCTGGATCCGGCTGGCGGTCCGCGTCCCGGTGCTGCGCACCTTCGTCGCGGCCGCCCTCGCGCCCCGCCACAAGGAGCTGCGCACGGAGGCCCTCGGGCTGCGCATGCACGGCCCCTTCGGGCTCGCGGCGGGCTTCGACAAGAACGCCGTCGCGATCGACGGCATGTCCATGCTGGGCTTCGACCACGTCGAGATCGGCACCGTCACGGGCGAACCGCAGCCCGGCAACCCCAAAAAGCGGCTGTTCCGCCTCGTCGCCGACCGGGCGCTGATCAACCGCATGGGCTTCAACAACGACGGCTCGCTGGCCGTGGCGGCCCGCCTGGCCACGCGCACGCCGGTCTTCCGGACCGTCGTGGGCGTCAACATCGGCAAGACCAAGGTCGTCCCGGAGGCGGAGGCCGTCGGCGACTACGTGAAGTCGGCCGAGCGCCTCGCCCCCTACGCGGACTACCTGGTCGTCAACGTCTCCTCGCCGAACACGCCCGGCCTGCGCAACCTCCAGGCGACGGAGGCGCTGCGGCCGCTGCTGACGGCCGTGCGCGAGGCCGCCGACCGCACGGTAGCGAACCGGCGCGTCCCGCTGCTGGTGAAGATCGCCCCCGACCTCGCCGACGAGGACGTCGACGCCGTCGCCGACCTGGCCGTGGAACTGGGCCTGGACGGCATCATCGCCACCAACACCACCATCGCGCGCGAGGGTCTCGGCCTGAAGTCGGCGGCCTCGCTGGTGAAGGAGGCCGGCGGATTGTCCGGCGCCCCCCTCAAGGAGCGCTCCCTGGAGGTCCTGCGCCGCCTGTACGCGCGCGTGGGCGACCGGATCACCCTGGTGGGCGTCGGCGGCGTCGAGACCGCCGAGGACGCCTGGCAGCGCATCCTGGCCGGTGCCACGCTGGTCCAGGGGTACAGCGCCTTCGTCTACGAGGGCCCCTTCTGGTGCCGGGCCGTCCACAAGGGCCTCGCCGCCCGCCTGCGCACCAGCCCGTACGCCACCCTCGCCGACGCGGTCGGCGCCGACGTGAGGAAGTCCGCATGA
- a CDS encoding integration host factor encodes MALPPLTPEQRAAALEKAAAARRERAEVKNRLKHSGASLHEVIKQGQENDVIGKMKVSALLESLPGVGKVRAKQIMERLGISESRRVRGLGSNQIASLEREFGSTGS; translated from the coding sequence GTGGCTCTTCCGCCCCTTACCCCTGAACAGCGCGCAGCCGCGCTCGAAAAGGCCGCCGCGGCTCGCCGGGAGCGGGCCGAGGTCAAGAATCGACTCAAGCACTCCGGCGCCTCCCTGCACGAGGTCATCAAGCAGGGCCAGGAGAACGACGTCATCGGCAAGATGAAGGTCTCCGCCCTGCTCGAGTCCCTGCCGGGCGTGGGCAAGGTCCGCGCCAAGCAGATCATGGAGCGTCTGGGCATCTCCGAGAGCCGCCGTGTGCGGGGTCTCGGTTCCAACCAGATCGCCTCCCTGGAGCGTGAGTTCGGCAGCACCGGCTCCTGA
- the gmk gene encoding guanylate kinase has protein sequence MSERPRLTVLSGPSGVGKSTVVAHMRKEHPEVWLSVSATTRKPRPGEQHGVHYFFVTDEEMDKLIANGELLEWAEFAGNRYGTPRAAVLERLENGEPVLLEIDLQGARQVRESMSDAQLVFLAPPSWEELVRRLTGRGTEPPEVIERRLEAARTELAAEPEFDTTLVNTSVEDVARELLALVDVV, from the coding sequence ATGAGTGAACGTCCGCGGCTGACCGTGCTCTCCGGCCCTTCGGGGGTCGGCAAGAGCACGGTCGTCGCCCATATGCGCAAGGAACACCCCGAGGTCTGGCTCTCGGTGTCGGCGACCACCCGCAAGCCGCGCCCCGGCGAGCAGCACGGAGTCCACTACTTCTTCGTCACCGACGAGGAGATGGACAAGCTGATCGCCAACGGTGAGCTGCTGGAGTGGGCCGAGTTCGCCGGCAACCGCTACGGCACGCCCCGTGCGGCCGTGCTGGAGCGGCTGGAGAACGGCGAGCCCGTCCTGCTGGAGATCGACCTCCAGGGCGCCCGGCAGGTCCGGGAGTCCATGTCCGACGCCCAGCTGGTGTTCCTGGCTCCGCCCTCCTGGGAGGAGCTGGTGCGCAGGCTCACCGGGCGGGGCACCGAGCCGCCGGAGGTCATCGAGCGCCGCCTGGAGGCGGCCAGGACCGAGCTGGCGGCCGAGCCGGAGTTCGATACGACCTTGGTCAACACCTCCGTCGAGGACGTGGCTCGCGAGCTGCTAGCCTTGGTGGACGTTGTGTGA
- the carB gene encoding carbamoyl-phosphate synthase large subunit, with translation MPKRTDIQSVLVIGSGPIVIGQAAEFDYSGTQACRVLKAEGLRVVLVNSNPATIMTDPEIADATYVEPITPEFVEKIIAKERPDALLPTLGGQTALNTAIALHDNGVLEKYGVELIGAKPEAIHKGEDRDLFKDVVEEVRRKTGHGESARSVICHTMDDVLEGVETLGGYPVVVRPSFTMGGAGSGFAHDEEELRRIAGQGLTLSPTTEVLLEESILGWKEYELELMRDKHDNVVVVCSIENFDPMGVHTGDSITVAPAMTLTDREYQVLRDVGIAIIREVGVDTGGCNIQFAVDPEDGRVIVIEMNPRVSRSSALASKATGFPIAKIAAKLAVGYTLDEIPNDITRETPASFEPTLDYVVVKAPRFAFEKFPQADSTLTTTMKSVGEAMAIGRNFPEAFQKALRSLEKKGSQFTFVGDPGDKDTLLREAVRPTDGRINTVMQAIRAGATPEEVFEYTKIDPWFVDQLFLIKEIADELAGAPELTGELLAEAKRNGFSDQQIGEIRGLREDVVREVRHALGVRPVYKTVDTCAAEFAARTPYFYSSYDEESEVATREKPAVIILGSGPNRIGQGIEFDYSCVHASFALSDAGYETVMVNCNPETVSTDYDTSDRLYFEPLTLEDVLEIVHAESLAGPIAGVIVQLGGQTPLGLSQALKDNGVPIVGTSPEAIHAAEDRGAFGRVLEEAGLPAPKHGTATTFEGAKAIADEIGYPVLVRPSYVLGGRGMEIVYDETRLAAYIAESTEISPSRPVLVDRFLDDAIEIDVDALYDGEELYLGGVMEHIEEAGIHSGDSACALPPITLGGFDIKRLRASTEAIAKGVGVRGLINIQFAMAGDILYVLEANPRASRTVPFTSKATAVPLAKAAARISLGATVAELRAEGLLPKNGDGGELPLDAPISVKEAVMPWSRFRDIQGRGVDTVLGPEMRSTGEVMGIDSVFGTAYAKSQAGAYGPLPTKGRAFISVANRDKRSMIFPARELVAHGFELLATSGTAEVLKRNGIHATVVRKQSEGTGPNGERTIVQLIHDGEVDLIVNTPYGTGGRLDGYDIRTAAVARSVPCLTTVQALAAAVQGIDALNHGDVGVRSLQEHAEHLTAARD, from the coding sequence GTGCCTAAGCGCACCGATATCCAGTCCGTCCTGGTCATCGGCTCCGGCCCGATCGTCATCGGCCAGGCCGCCGAGTTCGACTACTCCGGCACCCAGGCGTGCCGCGTGCTCAAGGCCGAGGGCCTGCGTGTGGTCCTCGTCAACTCCAACCCGGCGACGATCATGACCGACCCGGAGATCGCCGACGCCACCTACGTCGAGCCGATCACCCCGGAGTTCGTCGAGAAGATCATCGCCAAGGAGCGCCCCGACGCCCTGCTGCCCACCCTGGGCGGCCAGACGGCCCTGAACACCGCCATCGCGCTGCACGACAACGGCGTGCTGGAGAAGTACGGCGTCGAGCTGATCGGCGCCAAGCCCGAGGCCATCCACAAGGGCGAGGACCGCGACCTGTTCAAGGACGTCGTGGAGGAGGTCCGCCGCAAGACCGGGCACGGCGAGTCCGCCCGCTCGGTCATCTGCCACACGATGGACGACGTCCTCGAGGGCGTCGAGACCCTCGGCGGCTACCCGGTCGTGGTCCGCCCGTCCTTCACCATGGGCGGCGCCGGCTCCGGCTTCGCGCACGACGAGGAGGAGCTGCGCCGCATCGCCGGCCAGGGCCTCACGCTCTCCCCGACCACCGAGGTGCTCCTGGAGGAGTCCATCCTCGGCTGGAAGGAGTACGAGCTGGAGCTGATGCGCGACAAGCACGACAACGTCGTGGTCGTCTGCTCCATCGAGAACTTCGACCCCATGGGCGTGCACACCGGCGACTCGATCACCGTCGCCCCGGCGATGACGCTGACCGACCGCGAGTACCAGGTGCTGCGTGACGTCGGCATCGCGATCATCCGCGAGGTCGGCGTCGACACCGGCGGCTGCAACATCCAGTTCGCGGTGGACCCCGAGGACGGTCGCGTGATCGTCATCGAGATGAACCCGCGGGTGTCGCGCTCCTCGGCCCTGGCCTCCAAGGCGACCGGCTTCCCGATCGCCAAGATCGCCGCCAAGCTCGCCGTCGGCTACACGCTGGACGAGATCCCGAACGACATCACGCGGGAGACCCCGGCCTCCTTCGAGCCCACGCTCGACTACGTGGTGGTCAAGGCCCCCCGCTTCGCCTTCGAGAAGTTCCCGCAGGCCGACTCCACGCTGACCACCACCATGAAGTCCGTCGGCGAGGCCATGGCCATCGGCCGCAACTTCCCCGAGGCCTTCCAGAAGGCGCTGCGCTCGCTGGAGAAGAAGGGCAGCCAGTTCACCTTCGTCGGCGACCCCGGCGACAAGGACACCCTGCTGCGGGAGGCCGTGCGACCCACCGACGGCCGGATCAACACCGTCATGCAGGCCATCCGCGCGGGCGCCACCCCCGAGGAGGTCTTCGAGTACACGAAGATCGACCCGTGGTTCGTGGACCAGCTCTTCCTGATCAAGGAGATCGCGGACGAGCTGGCCGGCGCGCCCGAGCTGACCGGCGAGCTGCTCGCCGAAGCCAAGCGCAACGGCTTCTCCGACCAGCAGATCGGCGAGATCCGCGGCCTGCGCGAGGACGTCGTCCGCGAGGTCCGGCACGCCCTCGGCGTCCGCCCGGTCTACAAGACGGTCGACACCTGCGCCGCCGAGTTCGCCGCGCGCACGCCGTACTTCTACTCCTCCTACGACGAGGAGTCCGAGGTCGCGACCCGCGAGAAGCCCGCGGTGATCATCCTGGGCTCCGGCCCGAACCGCATCGGCCAGGGCATCGAGTTCGACTACTCCTGCGTCCACGCCTCCTTCGCGCTGTCCGACGCCGGGTACGAGACCGTGATGGTCAACTGCAACCCGGAGACCGTCTCCACGGACTACGACACCTCCGACCGCCTCTACTTCGAGCCCCTGACGCTGGAAGACGTGCTGGAGATCGTCCACGCGGAGTCCCTCGCCGGCCCGATCGCCGGTGTGATCGTGCAGCTCGGCGGCCAGACCCCGCTCGGCCTCTCGCAGGCCCTGAAGGACAACGGCGTGCCGATCGTCGGCACGTCCCCCGAGGCCATCCACGCGGCCGAGGACCGGGGCGCCTTCGGCCGCGTCCTGGAGGAGGCGGGCCTGCCGGCCCCGAAGCACGGCACGGCCACCACCTTCGAGGGCGCCAAGGCCATCGCCGACGAGATCGGCTACCCGGTCCTGGTCCGGCCCTCGTACGTCCTCGGCGGCCGTGGCATGGAGATCGTCTACGACGAGACCCGCCTCGCCGCCTACATCGCCGAGTCGACCGAGATCAGCCCCTCCCGGCCGGTCCTCGTCGACCGCTTCCTCGACGACGCCATCGAGATCGACGTCGACGCCCTGTACGACGGCGAGGAGCTCTACCTCGGCGGCGTCATGGAGCACATCGAGGAGGCCGGCATCCACTCCGGCGACTCGGCGTGCGCCCTGCCCCCGATCACCCTCGGCGGCTTCGACATCAAGCGCCTGCGCGCCTCCACCGAGGCCATCGCCAAGGGCGTCGGCGTGCGCGGCCTGATCAACATCCAGTTTGCGATGGCCGGCGACATCCTCTACGTGCTGGAGGCCAACCCGCGCGCCTCCCGTACGGTCCCCTTCACCTCGAAGGCGACCGCGGTGCCGCTGGCCAAGGCCGCCGCCCGCATCTCGCTCGGCGCGACCGTCGCCGAGCTGCGCGCCGAGGGTCTGCTGCCGAAGAACGGCGACGGCGGCGAGCTGCCGCTGGACGCGCCGATCTCCGTCAAGGAGGCCGTCATGCCCTGGTCGCGCTTCCGCGACATCCAGGGCCGCGGCGTCGACACCGTCCTCGGCCCGGAGATGCGCTCCACCGGCGAGGTCATGGGCATCGACTCGGTCTTCGGCACCGCGTACGCCAAGTCGCAGGCGGGTGCCTACGGCCCGCTGCCCACCAAGGGCCGCGCCTTCATCTCGGTCGCCAACCGCGACAAGCGCTCGATGATCTTCCCGGCGCGCGAGCTGGTCGCCCACGGCTTCGAGCTGCTCGCCACCTCCGGAACCGCGGAGGTCCTCAAGCGCAACGGCATCCACGCCACCGTGGTGCGCAAGCAGTCCGAGGGCACCGGCCCGAACGGCGAGCGGACCATCGTCCAGCTCATCCACGACGGCGAGGTCGACCTCATCGTCAACACCCCGTACGGCACCGGCGGCCGCCTCGACGGCTACGACATCCGTACGGCCGCCGTGGCGCGCTCGGTCCCGTGCCTGACGACCGTCCAGGCGCTCGCCGCGGCCGTCCAGGGCATCGATGCCCTCAACCACGGCGACGTGGGCGTCCGCTCGCTCCAGGAACACGCGGAACACCTGACCGCGGCCCGCGACTAG
- the pyrF gene encoding orotidine-5'-phosphate decarboxylase encodes MTVLEPFGARLRRAMDERGPLCVGIDPHASLLAEWGLNDDVAGLERFSRTVVEAVADRVAVMKPQSAFFERFGSRGVAVLEKCVQEARAAGTLVVMDAKRGDIGSTMAGYAEAFLHKDAPLFSDALTVSPYLGYGSLSPAVALARESGAGLFVLALTSNPEGPEVQHAVRADGRSVGATMLAHLAAENAGEEPLGSFGAVVGATVGDLSSYDLDINGPLLAPGIGAQGATPADLPGVFRSAVRNVVPNVSRGVLRHGPDAGALRGAAERFAEEIQAAVAGA; translated from the coding sequence ATGACCGTTCTGGAGCCCTTCGGCGCCCGGCTGCGCCGTGCCATGGACGAGCGGGGCCCGCTCTGCGTCGGCATCGACCCGCACGCCTCCCTGCTCGCGGAGTGGGGCCTGAACGACGACGTGGCCGGTCTGGAGCGGTTCAGCCGCACGGTCGTGGAGGCGGTGGCCGACCGGGTCGCCGTCATGAAGCCGCAGAGCGCCTTCTTCGAGCGGTTCGGCTCTCGCGGCGTCGCCGTCCTGGAGAAGTGCGTCCAGGAGGCGCGCGCGGCCGGCACGCTGGTCGTGATGGACGCCAAGCGCGGCGACATCGGCTCGACCATGGCGGGCTACGCCGAGGCCTTCCTGCACAAGGACGCCCCGCTGTTCTCCGACGCCCTCACCGTCTCGCCGTACCTCGGCTACGGGTCGCTCAGCCCCGCCGTCGCGCTGGCCCGGGAGAGCGGCGCCGGTCTGTTCGTGCTCGCCCTGACCTCCAACCCGGAGGGCCCCGAGGTCCAGCACGCGGTGCGCGCCGACGGGCGCAGCGTCGGCGCGACCATGCTCGCCCACCTGGCGGCGGAGAACGCGGGGGAGGAGCCGCTGGGTTCCTTCGGCGCGGTCGTCGGCGCCACGGTCGGCGACCTGTCGTCGTACGACCTCGACATCAACGGACCGCTCCTCGCCCCCGGCATCGGCGCCCAGGGAGCGACCCCGGCGGACCTTCCCGGGGTCTTCCGGTCGGCCGTGCGCAACGTGGTGCCCAACGTCAGCCGGGGTGTGCTGCGGCACGGTCCCGACGCCGGCGCGCTGCGCGGGGCCGCCGAGCGCTTCGCCGAGGAGATCCAGGCCGCCGTCGCGGGTGCCTGA
- the rpoZ gene encoding DNA-directed RNA polymerase subunit omega, with translation MSSSITAPEGIINPPIDELLEATDSKYSLVIYAAKRARQINAYYSQLGEGLLEYVGPLVDTHVHEKPLSIALREINAGLLTSEAIEGPVQ, from the coding sequence GTGTCCTCTTCCATCACCGCGCCCGAGGGCATCATCAACCCCCCGATCGACGAGCTCCTCGAGGCCACCGACTCGAAGTACAGCCTCGTGATCTACGCGGCCAAGCGTGCCCGCCAGATCAACGCGTACTACTCGCAGCTCGGCGAGGGCCTCCTCGAGTACGTCGGTCCGCTGGTCGACACCCACGTGCACGAGAAGCCGCTCTCGATCGCCCTGCGCGAGATCAACGCCGGTCTGCTGACCTCCGAGGCCATCGAGGGCCCCGTCCAGTAG
- a CDS encoding dihydroorotase, whose amino-acid sequence MSKILIRGAKVLGGEPQDVLIDGETIAEVGTGLSAEGAEVVEAAGQVLLPGLVDLHTHLREPGREDSETVLTGTRAAASGGYTAVFAMANTFPVADTAGVVEQVYRLGRDHGYCDVQPIGAVTVGLEGKKLAELGAMHESAAGVTVFSDDGKCVDDAVIMRRALEYVKAFGGVVAQHAQEPRLTEGAQMNEGVVSAELGLGGWPAVAEESIIARDVLLAEHVGSRVHICHLSTAGSVEIVRWAKSRGIQVTAEVTPHHLLLTDELVRTYNPVYKVNPPLRTERDVHALREALADGTIDIVATDHAPHPHEDKDCEWAAAAMGMVGLETALSVVQETMVATGLLDWAGVADRMSARPAQIGQATGHGRPVSAGEPANLTLVDTEYRGRVDPAGFASRSRNTPYQGRELPGRVTHTWLRGKATLVDGKLT is encoded by the coding sequence ATGAGCAAGATCCTGATCCGTGGTGCGAAGGTGCTCGGCGGCGAGCCGCAGGACGTCCTGATCGACGGCGAGACCATCGCCGAGGTGGGCACCGGGCTGTCCGCCGAGGGCGCCGAGGTCGTCGAGGCCGCCGGCCAGGTGCTGCTGCCGGGCCTGGTCGACCTGCACACCCATCTGCGCGAGCCGGGCCGCGAGGACTCCGAGACCGTCCTCACCGGCACCCGTGCCGCGGCGAGCGGCGGCTACACCGCCGTCTTCGCCATGGCCAACACCTTCCCGGTCGCCGACACCGCCGGCGTGGTCGAGCAGGTCTACCGGCTCGGCCGCGACCACGGCTACTGCGACGTGCAGCCCATCGGCGCCGTCACCGTCGGCCTGGAGGGCAAGAAGCTCGCCGAGCTGGGCGCCATGCACGAGTCCGCGGCCGGCGTCACCGTCTTCTCCGACGACGGCAAGTGCGTGGACGACGCCGTGATCATGCGCCGCGCCCTGGAGTACGTGAAGGCCTTCGGCGGCGTCGTCGCCCAGCACGCGCAGGAGCCGCGGCTGACCGAGGGCGCCCAGATGAACGAGGGCGTCGTCTCCGCCGAGCTGGGCCTCGGCGGGTGGCCGGCCGTCGCCGAGGAGTCGATCATCGCGCGGGACGTCCTGCTCGCCGAGCACGTCGGCTCCCGCGTCCACATCTGCCACCTCTCGACCGCCGGCTCGGTGGAGATCGTCCGCTGGGCCAAGTCCCGCGGCATCCAGGTCACCGCCGAGGTCACCCCGCACCACCTGCTCCTCACCGACGAGCTGGTGCGCACCTACAACCCCGTCTACAAGGTCAACCCGCCGCTGCGCACCGAGCGGGACGTGCACGCCCTGCGCGAGGCGCTCGCCGACGGCACGATCGACATCGTCGCCACCGACCACGCCCCGCACCCGCACGAGGACAAGGACTGCGAGTGGGCCGCGGCCGCCATGGGCATGGTGGGCCTGGAGACCGCGCTGTCGGTGGTCCAGGAGACGATGGTCGCCACGGGCCTGCTGGACTGGGCCGGCGTGGCCGACCGCATGTCCGCCAGGCCCGCGCAGATCGGACAGGCCACCGGCCATGGACGTCCCGTCTCGGCAGGTGAGCCCGCCAACCTCACCCTCGTCGACACGGAATACCGTGGCCGGGTGGACCCCGCGGGCTTCGCCTCGCGCAGCCGCAACACCCCGTACCAGGGGCGTGAGCTGCCGGGCCGTGTGACGCACACGTGGCTGCGGGGCAAGGCCACGCTCGTCGACGGGAAGCTCACGTGA